In the Telopea speciosissima isolate NSW1024214 ecotype Mountain lineage chromosome 2, Tspe_v1, whole genome shotgun sequence genome, one interval contains:
- the LOC122649643 gene encoding cyclin-A1-4-like isoform X2 — protein MSTRNRRSSLSMPSSSAAKRPASSENATKISAVQPLQAKKRPALTNLTNQNNVSRTTVRTSGTAATQASSATKTTKIKKVSSSHVKTTAFPRSSVPESSAMKSRTVVSCKDVSAQKSDGPVSSIAAPVAPSSMYISPSRSDGCSVSLDETMSTCDSLKSPDIEYLDTADVSAVASIERRTCNNLYISDHVELATDKIVNVDDNYKDPQLCATIACDIYKHLRASETKKRPSTNFMEEVQKDVNASMRAILIDWLVEVAEEYRLVPDTLYLTVNYIDRYLSGNVMNRQRLQLLGVACMMIAAKYEEICAPQVEEFCYITDNTYFKEEVLQMETAVLNYLKFEMTAPTAKCFLRRFVRAAQGSNEVPLLLLECQANYLAELSLLEYGMLCYAPSLIAASSIFLANFILQPSKRPWNATLGHYTLYKPSELRDCVKALHHLACSSHSTTLLAIREKYSQHKYKSVAKKYCPPSIPVEHFYDLGN, from the exons TCTTCATCGGCTGCGAAGAGGCCTGCTTCGTCGGAAAATGCCACAAAGATCTCAGCAGTTCAGCCTCTACAGGCCAAGAAACGACCGGCTCTCACCAACTTGACCAACCAAAATAATGTGTCCCGGACCACTGTTCGAACCTCTGGAACAGCGGCAACTCAG GCGTCATCTGCAACTAAAACTACCAAGATAAAGAAGGTATCTTCTTCCCATGTAAAAACTACAGCTTTCCCTCGAAGTTCTGTGCCCGAATCCTCTGCTATGAAGTCAAGGACAGTTGTTTCCTGCAAGGATGTTTCTGCCCAAAAAAGTGATGGACCTGTATCCAGTATTGCAGCACCTGTAGCCCCTAGCAGTATGTACATTTCTCCAAGTCGGTCAGATGGATGTTCAGTCTCTCTTGATGAAACAATGTCTACATGTGACTCATTGAAGAGTCCTGACATTGAATACCTAGACACTGCTGATGTTTCAGCAGTTGCTTCTATTGAGAGAAGAACGTGTAACAACCTCTACATTTCAGATCATGTTGAACTAGCAACAG ACAAAATAGTGAACGTTGATGACAATTACAAAGATCCACAACTATGTGCTACCATTGCCTGCGACATTTACAAACACTTGCGCGCATCTGAG ACAAAGAAAAGGCCTTCCACAAACTTCATGGAGGAAGTTCAGAAGGATGTCAATGCCAGCATGCGTGCAATACTGATTGATTGGCTTGTGGAG GTTGCTGAAGAATACAGACTTGTACCTGATACCCTATATTTGACTGTTAACTACATTGATCGCTATCTTTCGGGTAATGTCATGAATAGGCAAAGGTTACAGTTGCTTGGTGTTGCCTGCATGATGATAGCTGC TAAATATGAGGAGATTTGTGCGCCCCAGGTAGAGGAGTTCTGTTACATTACCGATAACACATACTTCAAGGAGGAG GTCTTACAAATGGAAACTGCTGTTTTAAATTACTTGAAGTTTGAAATGACAGCACCAACAGCTAAATGTTTTTTAAG GCGATTTGTTCGTGCTGCTCAAGGCAGCAATGAG gTTCCATTGTTGCTGTTGGAATGCCAGGCCAACTACCTTGCAGAGTTGTCACTCCTTGAGTATGGCATGCTTTGTTATGCCCCATCGTTGATAGCCGCTTCTTCAATTTTCTTGGCAAACTTTATTCTCCAACCTTCAAAGAGACCATGG AATGCTACCCTTGGGCATTATACATTGTATAAGCCTTCTGAACTGCGTGACTGTGTTAAGGCACTACATCATCTTGCTTGTAGTAGTCACAGTACCACTTTACTAGCAATTAGGGAGAAGTACAGTCAACAtaag taCAAGTCCGTGGCCAAGAAGTACTGCCCACCTTCAATACCTGTAGAGCATTTCTATGACTTGGGCAACTAG
- the LOC122649643 gene encoding cyclin-A1-4-like isoform X1 translates to MSTRNRRSSLSMPSSSAAKRPASSENATKISAVQPLQAKKRPALTNLTNQNNVSRTTVRTSGTAATQASSATKTTKIKKVSSSHVKTTAFPRSSVPESSAMKSRTVVSCKDVSAQKSDGPVSSIAAPVAPSSMYISPSRSDGCSVSLDETMSTCDSLKSPDIEYLDTADVSAVASIERRTCNNLYISDHVELATGNICKRDILMEMELTDKIVNVDDNYKDPQLCATIACDIYKHLRASETKKRPSTNFMEEVQKDVNASMRAILIDWLVEVAEEYRLVPDTLYLTVNYIDRYLSGNVMNRQRLQLLGVACMMIAAKYEEICAPQVEEFCYITDNTYFKEEVLQMETAVLNYLKFEMTAPTAKCFLRRFVRAAQGSNEVPLLLLECQANYLAELSLLEYGMLCYAPSLIAASSIFLANFILQPSKRPWNATLGHYTLYKPSELRDCVKALHHLACSSHSTTLLAIREKYSQHKYKSVAKKYCPPSIPVEHFYDLGN, encoded by the exons TCTTCATCGGCTGCGAAGAGGCCTGCTTCGTCGGAAAATGCCACAAAGATCTCAGCAGTTCAGCCTCTACAGGCCAAGAAACGACCGGCTCTCACCAACTTGACCAACCAAAATAATGTGTCCCGGACCACTGTTCGAACCTCTGGAACAGCGGCAACTCAG GCGTCATCTGCAACTAAAACTACCAAGATAAAGAAGGTATCTTCTTCCCATGTAAAAACTACAGCTTTCCCTCGAAGTTCTGTGCCCGAATCCTCTGCTATGAAGTCAAGGACAGTTGTTTCCTGCAAGGATGTTTCTGCCCAAAAAAGTGATGGACCTGTATCCAGTATTGCAGCACCTGTAGCCCCTAGCAGTATGTACATTTCTCCAAGTCGGTCAGATGGATGTTCAGTCTCTCTTGATGAAACAATGTCTACATGTGACTCATTGAAGAGTCCTGACATTGAATACCTAGACACTGCTGATGTTTCAGCAGTTGCTTCTATTGAGAGAAGAACGTGTAACAACCTCTACATTTCAGATCATGTTGAACTAGCAACAG GAAATATCTGCAAGAGAGATATACTTATGGAAATGGAATTAACAGACAAAATAGTGAACGTTGATGACAATTACAAAGATCCACAACTATGTGCTACCATTGCCTGCGACATTTACAAACACTTGCGCGCATCTGAG ACAAAGAAAAGGCCTTCCACAAACTTCATGGAGGAAGTTCAGAAGGATGTCAATGCCAGCATGCGTGCAATACTGATTGATTGGCTTGTGGAG GTTGCTGAAGAATACAGACTTGTACCTGATACCCTATATTTGACTGTTAACTACATTGATCGCTATCTTTCGGGTAATGTCATGAATAGGCAAAGGTTACAGTTGCTTGGTGTTGCCTGCATGATGATAGCTGC TAAATATGAGGAGATTTGTGCGCCCCAGGTAGAGGAGTTCTGTTACATTACCGATAACACATACTTCAAGGAGGAG GTCTTACAAATGGAAACTGCTGTTTTAAATTACTTGAAGTTTGAAATGACAGCACCAACAGCTAAATGTTTTTTAAG GCGATTTGTTCGTGCTGCTCAAGGCAGCAATGAG gTTCCATTGTTGCTGTTGGAATGCCAGGCCAACTACCTTGCAGAGTTGTCACTCCTTGAGTATGGCATGCTTTGTTATGCCCCATCGTTGATAGCCGCTTCTTCAATTTTCTTGGCAAACTTTATTCTCCAACCTTCAAAGAGACCATGG AATGCTACCCTTGGGCATTATACATTGTATAAGCCTTCTGAACTGCGTGACTGTGTTAAGGCACTACATCATCTTGCTTGTAGTAGTCACAGTACCACTTTACTAGCAATTAGGGAGAAGTACAGTCAACAtaag taCAAGTCCGTGGCCAAGAAGTACTGCCCACCTTCAATACCTGTAGAGCATTTCTATGACTTGGGCAACTAG